The following nucleotide sequence is from Manis pentadactyla isolate mManPen7 chromosome 13, mManPen7.hap1, whole genome shotgun sequence.
ATCAGTTTCAGCACCAGGTGGGATGTGGGATAGATGCAGACCCCACTCAACAGAGTCACGGGAGCCCTGGGGGGcttgtttcctttcttcctcttcgtTTAGGAAATGAGCACTTCACTTCTGATTCttcttctctcctccttccctgcaGCTCAAGTGCTCCAATGACAGCTTCTCTGTAATTGCTGACTACTTTGGCCGAGGTGTCTTCAACAAATTGACTCTGCTGACCGATCCTCCCACTGCCAGGCTGACGGCAAGCCTGGAGACTGGGCTGCAGCGGGACCTGCTCATGCACTCCAGGAGGGGCACTTAAGCAGCTTGTAGGAAGGGGTGTGATAATGGAGACATAGCAGAGGGGACACAGTGGGACAGAGGCAGGACTCTTGCACAGGAGTCAGGGAGGCATGCCCAGAACTACACCCTGATCTGATGCCATCGCCTTCAGGACTAAATGGGGCTTTCTTTTCCTGCCTCCTCCTTTGGCCAGCCTGCCATTCTCCTGTTAACTTTTTGAGCAGTGTAGATAATTCCAGACAGTGGAGGAGGGTGCCTCAGGAACCTCTGAGTATGGACAATAGCTGCATTATTCTGTATCCCAAGAGCACCAGGCTGTGCTTGGGTCTTTGCTCCCAGAGTCTATAAATAAATGAACGTGATTTGGGGGTTAAAGGATTTATTACGGGACTTACTAGTGATTCTTAACTGTGCAAAATGTACTGCTTCCCCTCTGCCTTCCTAGAGCTCCACTTCCCTGCCTGCAGAGTTCTTTAAAGTCATGTTGATGTGACCTCATTCCAGTAATGGATGGGACCTATGGCATCTAGTAGAGTCCAATTTACTGAAAAATCTCTGCAGAAGACTTAATGCCCAGGCTCTAAGAGCAGCCTGGACTGAGGTCCTCCAAACACCACCTGCTCTTTAGTCTGGCTGGTCTCTATAGTTCTGTTTGGACAGAGTATTCAAGCAGGAGGCAGATTGTGGCGAGGAACCTTGGCCTGAAGTCAGCCTTCATAGTGGGTAGGTTAGTGTGTGCTCTGTTCAGGATTAGGAGATAAGCAGGGTAAAAGAGcctttattgaaatattttactcCCTCTTTGAAGTTGTCAGGTGAGGTTTGTGTTACTAAATGTCTAGGGGTAATTTGGGTTACATTGCCTGTCAGATAATTGCTCCTGTGGGGTTTAACTGAATGTCACTTGTACATTCTGGCTTAATTAGTATGTAGAAGCAGAATACACTATGTTAGTACTGAATACAGACTTGGATCAGCTGACTTAAGTGTGGCTCCTAGTTACATTAGGAATTATAGATAATACCTTTCCTGTATAGCTATTATGAAGGCCTAAGGAGTGAATGGACGCTCAGTGCTTTGTATAGTTTGAGTATGGGTGCTCAATACATAGTAACATTAGAGGCTAACGTACTGTTTCTAACAAGCACTTTTTCCACTAACAATAAGGTGTTGGTACCCCCCACTTAACAGTTATTTGTCTTTAGGCATGACCTTTCATCTCTAaaccagtttcctcatttacagAAATGTTGCCTACTTCAGAGTTGTAGCAGAGTTAAGTTTTAATAGAGCAAAGGAAGTATCGCATAAGCTGCACCAGTTGCTTGTGCCACTGTTCAGGGGACAACGCTATAGAATTCTGGATGACTTGCTTTCTGGAGCAGTTCTCTTATTTGTAGAGATATTGAATCCAGTCTGGGGGGGTTAGGGCAAGTTGCTCAAGGACTCTTTACTTCCAACGCATCATTTTAGGGTTGATACCTTTCCCTCTTGGGCACTGCTAACTTTGGTTTAACTGACTATCCATTGGAGTGGTGGGAGGAAGGGACTGGACTAGGACCTCGTGGGTAAATCAGGAGAGCCTGTCTTAGCTATTGACCGTCAATAGCTATTGGCTCAGGACAAGGTATGGTAAAAGAAATGAACAGTGGGTAGGACTGGGTCTCAAACCAGGAAGACGGGGAAAACGGGAACCCAGCGTCAGCTTGGGAATCGGGCTGTAATGCGAATAAGGTCTTCGCTGTCATCATTCCAATTCCCGCCCAGGGGGAGGTGCCTCCCCTTTGGGGGCGGGTACCGGAAGTGACTTAGGGCCCTTGGCAGATCCCGCAGTCCGAGGCTGCAGGAAGAGCTCGGGCACCGTGTGCACGCAGTGCTCGGGCTCGATCCTGCCTCCCCGGATCCCGGAGGACTTTGGCTGCAGCCTCTGGTCTACTCCCTAAGCACAGTCATGTCTGGTAACGACAACGTGGCCCCAACGGCGGTGAGTTCTGAGCCGGTGACCTTCGCAACTTGGTCTTCCGGACTAGCGGGACAACGATTGGCCCCAGGTTGCTACCCTCCGTCGTCTATTGGTCGGAACGActacctgtctttttttttttttttttggtcggaGTAGTATTTAAAGGGCCAGTAGCTGTATTGCTTAGGAGGCACGGGAGAAATCAGTGAGCGGTGGGGGTGGGGTTAAGAGTGGTGGAACGGTTTCAAACCCTCATCTGTGCGGGCATCTGGGTGGGATTCCGCCAGGCCTGGCATCCACCGGTCTAGATAGCGTGACCCAGCCCGGGAAAGTTCTATGCAAAACGACGTGCTGTTCCCGGATGCTTTCCCACAAGACTGGGCCGAAGTGGGATTCGGCCCCTTTGGGAATATGTTCCACTTTGGATCCAGAGAGGAGTTCATACCCCCAAGTCTCCGAAATGCACACAAACACCTCCCCTTTGCCTGTTTTAGCGGTCACCCTGCCCCAGCTTACTGTCAAAGTCCCCAGCTGAGACACACCATTGAGTTATTGCCTTGAGCCCTCCTGTTCTACGAAGCCTGCCGCAGAGCTCTGGGCTTCTGTAGATGCAAACTATAGAGCTAATGGAGGCCCCTGCCAGCCTGAGATAAGAAAAGAGATGAAGCAGCTATTTATCTCTCGTTCCCCAGCCAGCTGGTGAGGAGAGGGATTCCTCGCCACTGCAGGCGTTCCCAAGCACTGGACGAGTAGGAAGATCTGCATTCTAGTTCCAGCCTGTGGCcattactagctatgtgactctgggcaagtcacttcactccTCAGAGCCAGACTTTACTTCTGTAACATGGTCCCAAAGGTGCCTGCCCTTTCTACCTGAtaggttgttatgaagattaaaataaTTAGCTCTAGCATATACATgcttaacaaatttttaatggAACAATTTGATTTGAAAATGTGCTGAATGAATGCAATTAAGAGATTTTTTGAACCTAGCAGTTTCGGGGACATTAGAATCCTCTTTTTGGGCTCCCTGTCATAGAATTTTAGTGGCCATGTCTAGCATTTCAAGCCTAGCCTAATTTTCTCAGGGTCCCCAGGGTCTATTTACTGAAGTGATAGCAGTGGAGCAAACTAGAGTCCAAGAGCAGTCAGCTATCACTTCCTCCAGCACCAGAGGGCCCAGATCGCTGCCTGCAAAAGAACTCTGTGGGATGAAGATCCCAGAAGAGGGAAAATGGACAGCATCTACAGTGGCTGCTGTCTAATCTGCAAAGAAATAGGACCTCAGACTGAAGAACCCAATTCTACCTGCTTGGCACTGAATACCTTTGTTCAAGGTaccctggcaggaggaagaggcgTGTCCCTTTGGCTTGGTGAAACCTAATGCAGTAATGTTGGTGAATGGACATTATGCCGCTAAGCCTTTTAGTCTTCCAGATCATCAGAGGCAGATGATACTTGAGTCCAAACGTTTTCACTTTTTAGATGAACAAATAGGTACTGGCAGGATGCTGTTCTCAAGGTCCTCCAGCCAAGAGGCTGAGCAGGGCTATACATCAGATCTGTTGACCCCAGCCTTTAATGTGTACATTCCAGCCAGACTAGGGGATACAGAGTGTGGCTGGTCTGGGGTAGCTCTTGGCATCTGGGTGGCTTTTTGCACCTGAAGCTTTCTGCAGTGCCTGCTGTCTTGTGAATGCTGAACTCGTCCTCAGTGACTCAGCACAAGtccccctgtatggccccagctGCCGTGCCTGCGTCTGCAGCAGGCCGCaccttccctgtggctgggctgaTGGGCCTTATCTCTTCACCCACCTGACTGTGCAGCACTCCCTCTGCTTTGGCAGGGTGGTCTTCAGGGCTCAGTATCCAGATTGCTGCAGTGACAGCAGGTCCTACTGTCACTTCCCTCTGGGCTCTGTGTCTCTGGATCTGTGAAGAGGGCAGAAGGTACTAAGGAAGGTAAAGGAACTAGTCTTGGAATATATGTCCACACTGAGCCATAGGTCAGGGTCTGAGGTTCCTTTCTTACAAGCTGGTAATTATGGTTCTTGGACAAGGTGTTGAGAAACACCGGGAACAGAGGGGACTGTGACCTGGGGACTTTTTCAGCAGGAAGAAAACAGCCCAAACATGAGAGTGATTCGCGTGGGTACCCGCAAAAGCCAGGTGAGTGTAGGTCCTGGCTGTGGTGGGTTGTGGGAAGAGTTCTGTGCTCACGGTATTATAAGTTGCGGGACCCAGAGGATCAGTTCCCAGCACCTCAGGGATGGAGGAGATGGGGTGGCTGGGTGTTAGGTCCCATGCCAAATGGCAGATTGCCCTCTGTGGCCAGATATCCCTGGGCTGGGGAAGTTGTTGGGGTGCAGAGGATTCCCAGGCTGGACCCCTTGCCTTGAATTTGAAGGGATTCCAGCCCCTTTGGGATGAACCTGACCCTGTAAGGGTCTCATCTCCGGGTAATGGCCAGGGAACAACAGGACTAATCCAAATTTCTGCCCCCAGCTGGCTCACATACAGACGGACAGTGTGGTGGCAACCCTGAAAGCCTTATACCCAGGCCTGCAGtttgaaatcagtgagttttCTGGGCAGGATTGAAAGCTAATGGGGAGTTTTTGCTCACTGGAGAGGAGAACACAGCATTTCTGGCTTTGCCCAGGACCAAAGCCTGGTCCCATTGCTCCTGAGAATTCTTGGCCATCCCTGGTTTGGAGGACCCTTTCCTCTGAAGACCTCCAGCTCTGTCGGCGTGGGCTAGCTTGGTAGTTAACATCTCTGCTTTGGATCTTTTTATGAGTGTGTCTGGTCTTCCTGTTAGATCGTACTTGCCTAGAGAGTACAGACTAGGGTTTTGTGCCTCTGTGCCCACCGTTAATCTTAGCACAGTGCTCAGGAAGTGATGATCAATGAGTGCCTGATTGACTGACTCTCTCCTCAGTTGCTATGTCCACCACAGGAGACAAGATTCTCGATACTGCGCTCTCTAAGGTAACAGCATTTCCCCTCCAATCCTTTCCCCgctcctctttccctctctcaggAGGTTCACTCTGAGGCTTTTTCTTGCCTGGCAGATCGGAGAGAAGAGCCTGTTTACCAAGGAGCTGGAACATGCTCTGGAAAAGAATGAGTAAGTGGAAGACAGGAGAGTGTGGCCCCTTCCCAGTCTCTTGCTGGGACCCAGTGTGATCTGACTTGGGTATCAGCCAGACTGTTGGGCTTAGACCCTTGGATAGGCTAGAGGGGGGGCTCATATGTGGGTTTTTTAGGCCTCAGAGAAGAAAAGTGATCTAGTTCTGAACCATCTGGCTACCTAGGGTGCAGGTCCGCGGGTGGGGAGGATGCTGTTGGGGAGTTGGTGGGGGACAGGATAGGAGGGGAGTGGGTCTCTGAGTCCCAGGGCCTCTGAAAGGCCTGCTGCAGGAACTGCTCTTGGTTTCACCACTGAAATAGGAGGGGGAGTAGGTGGAGAGGAGGGGGACCTGCTGCTCAGACCCCTTCTCCTTGTCTTCATCTCCCACGTCTCTAGAGTGGACCTGGTCGTTCACTCCCTGAAGGACCTGCCCACAGTGCTTCCCCCGGGCTTCACCATTGGAGCCGTCTGCAAGTAAGAGTCCTGAGAGGCAGGGGGCAGGCGCCATGCTTGCCTCTGCTTTCCCCTGGGACTGGACTCTCCGCCTCCAGGGCTGTCTCCCCTGCCCTGAGGAGCATCCAGCGGGGCAGGAAACCCAGAAAATGCCAGTTAGTTGGCCTTGGAGAGAGCCCGGAAGTGACCTGAACGGagatcttccccttccctccgCCCCTAGGCGGGAGAATCCCTACGATGCTGTTGTCTTTCACCCCAAATTTGTGGGGAAGACCCTAGAAACTTTGCCAGAGAAGAGGTGAGTGGGGCCTGACCAGGCGTTTTGGTAGGATTCCCAGAAGGTGGGGCGGTGGGAGGAGAAGGGAATAGGGCCGGCCTAGGCTGGGGCGTCACTGTGAACGTCTCCCTGAGCAGTGTGGTGGGAACCAGCTCCCTGCGGAGAGCAGCCCAGCTGCAGAGAAAGTTCCCACATCTGAAGTTCAAGAGTATTGTATCCTTTTAGAGGAGGGGCAGCAGCCAAGGAGGGAGCTGAGGTCAAGGGCCCTGGGAGTCATGAGAGTGGAAGGTGCTTCCAGAGGAAGCAGGCTGTGGGGCCAGTGGACTGTGTGTCCTCCTGTctacctacccatccatccattcagaATCCTTTCATGTTTTCTTAGCCCCAAGCAAGTACCTGGCACTAGGGATAATGGTGAGCAAGATCAACATTGTCCCTACTTAcatagtttacttttttttccctggaAACAGACAGGCATCGATAATACAGAGTGATACTGAGCAATGATTACTTCAGTGTCAGGGGGATGGAGAGTGcctccatttttatttcatagtacaataaaaataaaatgttcacagTAGCATGTGCAAAGTGCTCTAATGCTCAAAATAGGGAATTCTCTTAGCTTCTAGCTGGACAGATTCAggagtcagggagggcttctaAGAAGTcttgtaaccttgggcaagttatttaacccctCTGTATcattttcctcatatgtaaaatgaaggtaataataatacctacctcataagattgtgaaaattaaatgaactgaCATGGTAAGCACtttagaacaatgtctggcatGTAATAAGTATGAACTAAGTGTTAGCTGTTATCATTAAGCTGAAAACTGAATGATGAtcaggtagccagagagagaaggacTCCGGCAGAGAACAGCATGGGGCTCCAGACTGCCCAGCGCTTGTGGTCCTTAGCATCTCTCCACAGCGAGGAAATCTCAACACGCGGCTTCGGAAGCTGGATGAGCTGCAGGAGTTCAGTGCCATCATCCTGGCCGCAGCTGGCCTGCAGCGCATGGGCTGGCATAACCGGGTGGGGCAGGTAGGGCttgcctctactccctccccagtTAATCATCCCTTTCCTGCCTGTATTCTGTTTTTGGAATACCCTGTCTCTAAAATGATGAGCTGGAAATGAGTCCTGGGCTGGGAAGATTGGGGATCAGAGGTCAGACTCACTTTTGCCTACCCAGGCTTTCTTTGTGTTAAGGAAGCCCTGGGTCCACCCTTCTGACCGCCTGTTCTGCCCCCACAGATCCTGCGCCCAGAGGAATGCATGTATGCTGTGGGTCAGGTATGTTTGACCAGAGAAGCCATGTATTGATGTGCCCATTTTTTTCTGATCTCAAACAAAAAGCTAGTCACAAACCTTCTGCATCTGCTTCTCCCAGCATGAACATTTCCAAGGAGGGGCAGGTCTTGCGGGGGGCTTCTGCCCAAAAGGTCCTGGGAGATGGAGGTGGGCTAGTTCCCATCCTTAGCTCCATTTGTTGGGGAAAGAGCTGGCCTGATATCATAGGCTGTTTTTCCATCAGGGGGCCCTGGGTGTGGAAGTCCGAGCCAAGGACCAAGACATCTTGAATCTGGTGGGTGTGTTGCATGATCCTGAGACTCTGCTTTGCTGCATTGCTGAACGGGCCTTCCTAAGGCACCTGGTAGGCACCTGTGGAGAGGTGGAGCCTCAGGGAGTTGGGAAGGGTGGTCGGCAGTTTTCTCAAATTCATGCTGTTTAGAGGTAACTCATCCTTGAATGTATGGACAGGACCCAGTTCAAGGCCCCTGCCTACTTTTCAGTTGTTTTCAGGGGGTCTGGTATCACTGAGGGCCACAGCTTGTTGTTGAGTCCTTGGGGTTCACAGGGGGAGCTTCTTCTTGCAGGAAGGAGGCTGCAGTGTCCCAGTGGCAGTGCACACAACTCTGAAGGAGGGGCAGGTAAGCCAGGGAAGATGGGTAGGAGGGCGGGGGAAGGGTGGACTGTGGCGTGTCTCCCTGTGCATCCTGAGTTGCCAACAAGGAGGGCTTGGGTTCCTACGCGTTTCCCTCTCGGAAGATGCTTAGGCAACTTTTCTTTCCCAGCTGTACCTGACTGGAGGAGTGTGGAGTCTCGATGGCTCAGATAGCATGCAGGAGACCATGCAGACCACCATCCAGGTCCCTGCCCAGGtgctgagggagagggagagggcaaGAAACAAACCTGTGTGTTACCTCCCCTTCCAGCTCACTGAGTTCTGCCCCCTTCCCTCGCCCAGCATGAAGATGGCCCTGAGGATAACCCACAGCTGGTGGGCATCACTGCCCGAAAAATTCCACGAGAAGCCCAGTTGGCTGCTGAGAACCTGGGCATCAGCTTGGCCAATTTGTTGCtgaacaaaggagccaagaacatCCTAGATGTTGCACGGCAACTTAATGATGCCCACTAACTGGTGTGTGGGGCACAGGTGCCGGGGTTACCATTGTCCCAGGCCTGCGTCCCAGCCCCCAGGGCCCCGTTCTCACTGCTAACTCAGAGGTGGTTGCTCCAGGGGACTGAACTGCAGGGCCAGACTTCCAGGACTTGCCTGGCCTTTGGGGCCTTGGTGACTGCCTTGCTTCCGCAGTAGGTGGGGCAAGGGGGTGTCATCTCTTTAGAGAAAAAGCCCAAGCCACAGCTGTTTGAATGTAACCAATTCTACCAATAAACCAGCTTTTAAGtagatttgtgtgtggttgcagTAAAGCTAAGGACAAGCACAAAAGCATTTACTGCCAAACCCAATAGTCTCCCAGGTAATGTCGTCTTAATCTTAAAATCCTGACTTAACCCCTCTAGTTAACTACAGATTCTTAAAGCAGATACTCCCCTTCCCCCTCACCTCAGGGAGTCTACAAGGCCGTCAATCTTGTAACTCTTCCAAAATgaaaacagacacattaaaaaaaaaacctttaataaaCAAAATTAGTCCATCTGAAACTCCCCAATACCTAAGGAACAAGTCTTGGATAAGATAGCTGCAAAATTCCAGTTCAGAGGCCAACAGAGGCTCAGTCCAGACAGCGGGTAACGGGCTTGTGCTGGTACCTAGGTGCTGGGCTTGCCAGGTGAGCTGCTGGAAGGGAAGCGGGGCGAGGGTAGGCCCGGGGCCTGGCTGCCGATCGGCCTCAGGCGCCAACTCCTGCAGTCCGCGCGGCGCGCCTGCGGATGGAGGAGCTGCTGCGAAAGCCCCGGGGTTTGGCAGCAAAGGGGGCGCCAGGGCCAACTAAGTGAAGGGTTCCTCTCCCAGCAAAGCCTGGAGATCAGCGTACGTCCGAAATGTCGGCCTGAGCACCACGCCGCGGAAGCGGCAGACGGCGGCGGCCGGCTGCGCCCACTCACGCTCGGGGCCGGCCCGGCCGCACGCCGCGGCCCGCCACTCTTCCGGAAGGTGCCGCGGCGTCTCCGCAGCCCGTCAGCAGTTGCGAGAGCAGGGCGGCTGAGTCACGAGGGCGGCCGCGCCCCCAGCCCCCGCTCGGCGGCGGCCCTCGCCCTCCGCGGAGGAAGCGGCCGCGGGGCCTGCGGCGGGAAAGGGCGGCCGCGGCAGCCCGAGGGAGTTGGCGCCGAGCGCCGCGGCCGCCCGTCCCAGGGCCCGAGTGGTCCAGGCCCAGCTCTTTCCGTGAAGGCTGTAGTGGCCCTTAAAAGGGCCTTTGTGGTGGCATAGCAAGGGCGGGCGGCCGGGGGCGGCGGGGACGCCGCTCAGTACTCCTGGGAGCTCTGGGTGGCCTTCTTGCCGCCCGCGGGCGCCTTCGGCCCCACGGTGGCGCTGGTTTTCTTGGGCAGCAGCACGGCCTGGATATTGGGGAGGACGCCTCCCTGGGCGATCGTCACGCCGCCCAGCAGCTTGTTGAGCTCCTCGTCGTTGCGGATGGCCAGCTGCAGGTGGCGGGGGATGATGCGCGTCTTCTTGTTGTCGCGGGCCGCGTTGCCCGCCAGCTCCAGGATCTCGGCCGTGAGGTACTCGAGTACCGCCGCCAGGTACACCGGCGCCCCGGCGCCGACCCGCTCGGCGTAGTGACCCTTTCGCAGCAGCCGGTGCACCCGGCCCACTGGGAATTGGAGACCGGCGCGCGACGACCGCGATTTGGCCTTGGCGCGGGCCTTGCCGCCAGTCTTGCCGCGGCCCGACATACTGCCCGAGGTAGAAGGGGTGTGAAGACCAACCAGCCAAAATAACCACCAACAGACAACCGATCGCCGCAGTCCAACTGCTATCGCGCGCGCCCGAGTGCTGCCCTTATAAGCCCCCAGGGCACACCCCCGCGCCCGCCTGATTGGCTCTTTTCTCTAATACCCGCCTCCGGTTGGTTGCGGTTAACCCTTCGGTAACGCGCCTCCGCTGAGGGAGCGTGCTCGCCGATTGGTCGAATTTGAAAACCTTTTGCCCGGGGAAAAAGGCGAGGAAGGGTGGCGGCGGGCAGGAAGCCAAACACTCCCTGATGTAGCCAATCCGTGAGAAGCGCGCGAGATTTAAACGCCACAGACGGAGACCAGAACCGGAAGCCAAAGCGGGTGGAGTCTGAAGCCACCTCAAGAGCCTCTGGGAAATCTGTGTGGGCCTGGGATTTTTAAAAGAAGGGGGGTTAACATTACAATTCGGCCCCCAAGTCTGGTCATTCCCTACTCCCTTCTCTTAATTTGGCAAGGGAAGAacgaaaaaggaaagaaaatgagaccCCCTGAAAGTTCAATCCCATACAAGAGAACAGGTACCTCCAATCTTACGGCCCTCCATGCCACCTGAAGTATCAGGATTTCAGTATTTATCGTCTCCATTCTTTCTGTTCACTTCTTGCTAGAAGGGGCCCAGTGTACTGGAAGAAAAAGGATGGGGCAGAGATCGGCATCCTCCTGGGAGGTGCCTCCACCAACCCAATCCACCCTAAAATGCCCCTATAGTAAATACACCTACAAGAACAACAAGAAAAAGGCAACACTTTATTGTCACCGCTGGGAGCACCTGGCTCCCTGGTCTTCTCCATTCCATAATCAGAATCCCTAATTTATAATCAAATGTCAAGTCATTTTTGAGCCTGTGTGTCTATCCCCAGCCAGGGTTCTGTCCCTGGGCCCAACATATTCCTTGAGAGTAGGGTTGTGGATAACTGCACAAAAGCTGTAAATCCCACCTCAGAAGGGTGCAGAGAGGGTTGGAGAGGGAAAGTAGCAATTTGAAGAAAGCAATAGGCAAAGGCCAATCAATAGTCATTAGACAGGCAAGAAAGGCCCAAAATATCGGTATCATGGGAGCAATGGAATGCTGAGGACCAAATCTGGAGGACATGAAGGGTGGAAGAGGCCTGGGCCAGGAGGCAGTCTTGGTCCAGAAAGGGATCAGCCTGAGTCAGGAACCCTGGTGACTGTGAAGTGAAGGGCAATGATCAAAGGACTCAGACATCATAGAAGAGTCGGACAAGCTGGTACCGAATGGAGAAGGCGACAGCACTGCCCAGGGTCTGCAAGGAGAAATGGACTGCAGTCAGAACCACGGATAAAAGGAGACAAGTAGGGTAAACTCCTCCCCAGCCACACCTGTAGCAGCAGCAGGAGCAGTGTCAGGTTTCTCTCATGCATGGGCCCAAAGGCTTTCAGCAGCAAATTGATGAGGGTCATGTTGTTACACTCAGTGATGGCGCTGTCCTCATCCTCACCCTGGCGCACTGTCACCAGCTGAAGGCTCTCTGCTACCTGAAACGGCCAGAAGTGGAGAGAACTTCAGCTAATACCCATGCTTTGGGAACAGGGATCTGCTTAATGCTTCCAAACTTCCCCTGGACCTGATGCAGGCCTAGGTTCCCCATTCCCTGAATTCAGGATGGTGGCCTAGAGCCTTACCTCGTTACCCTGTTACCTTTAGAATAAAGGTGCCCAAAAGAGAGAGGCTCTTGGTCTTGAACTTGGAATAGCTCATCTCCAGTTTGCCTGTCTTGGTATTGAGTCTGCATGGGGAAGAGAGCTTTATATGAGGGTCACTACTCAATGAACTCTCCTTGCCATGATTAACTGATAGGAAGGGCACTGAATGTGGAGTCACTGAGCTGTTTCTGGCTTACTGTGGTGTGATCATCAGAGCAGCTGTGAGCACTGAATGAGATTATGTCAGTAGATGTGCTCTGTAGTTACAAAGGGCTAACCACATGGAAAGTTAGCCCTTCTTCGGGCAGCAGATAAACAAGGCTAGCTTTATGCATCCCAAGCGAAAAGGCTACCATGTCCCTTTCAAGCCCCAAAGCAGCTACCTGGGCATACGGTGGCGAGGGCAGGGGATGATATGCAGGAGCTGAGGCAGTGAGTAGAGGAAGTTGAACACCTGGGGCATGAAGAAGAGTAGCATGGTCTTGCTGAAGTGTCCCAAGATGCCCACCACGGCAAAGGTCATGCCAGCAAAGTAACAGAAGGTATCTCCCACAAACACCCGTGATGGGTACCTGTGTGGAGGAGAGGATCTGAGCCAGGGGCAAGAGGCATTACCAATCCTTTCTCTCTCATCACACACTCTGGGCACTACATTAGCCCTGACCCTAGTTCTGGCTCAGAGGAGACTCCAGCTCTCTCAGCAATTCTCCAGGACCCAAGGCCCTGAATTCATCTATTCCCGGAGGTTCCACAGCACCTGGCCCCACTACAGCTGGGTAGAAAGCAATTTAAGAATATTACCAACCCAGAAAACGATCATCACAGGGATGCAGAGGTTTGGCCTCTCCAGAAGGAGAGAGGTCGTGATCAGGACCATACTTGTCACACATTCCAACAGTTGTCCCCCTACCCACAGGCCTACTTACCAGTTATGGTAGAGCAGTCCCAGGGTGGTGAAAAAAAAGGGTGTCATGAAGTATAGGGAAAAGACATGATCATCCCGATAGTCACCTTGGcaggggaaagagaaagaga
It contains:
- the HMBS gene encoding porphobilinogen deaminase isoform X1, with protein sequence MSGNDNVAPTAQEENSPNMRVIRVGTRKSQLAHIQTDSVVATLKALYPGLQFEIIAMSTTGDKILDTALSKIGEKSLFTKELEHALEKNEVDLVVHSLKDLPTVLPPGFTIGAVCKRENPYDAVVFHPKFVGKTLETLPEKSVVGTSSLRRAAQLQRKFPHLKFKSIRGNLNTRLRKLDELQEFSAIILAAAGLQRMGWHNRVGQILRPEECMYAVGQGALGVEVRAKDQDILNLVGVLHDPETLLCCIAERAFLRHLEGGCSVPVAVHTTLKEGQLYLTGGVWSLDGSDSMQETMQTTIQVPAQHEDGPEDNPQLVGITARKIPREAQLAAENLGISLANLLLNKGAKNILDVARQLNDAH
- the HMBS gene encoding porphobilinogen deaminase isoform X2; its protein translation is MSGNDNVAPTAEENSPNMRVIRVGTRKSQLAHIQTDSVVATLKALYPGLQFEIIAMSTTGDKILDTALSKIGEKSLFTKELEHALEKNEVDLVVHSLKDLPTVLPPGFTIGAVCKRENPYDAVVFHPKFVGKTLETLPEKSVVGTSSLRRAAQLQRKFPHLKFKSIRGNLNTRLRKLDELQEFSAIILAAAGLQRMGWHNRVGQILRPEECMYAVGQGALGVEVRAKDQDILNLVGVLHDPETLLCCIAERAFLRHLEGGCSVPVAVHTTLKEGQLYLTGGVWSLDGSDSMQETMQTTIQVPAQHEDGPEDNPQLVGITARKIPREAQLAAENLGISLANLLLNKGAKNILDVARQLNDAH
- the HMBS gene encoding porphobilinogen deaminase isoform X3 → MRVIRVGTRKSQLAHIQTDSVVATLKALYPGLQFEIIAMSTTGDKILDTALSKIGEKSLFTKELEHALEKNEVDLVVHSLKDLPTVLPPGFTIGAVCKRENPYDAVVFHPKFVGKTLETLPEKSVVGTSSLRRAAQLQRKFPHLKFKSIRGNLNTRLRKLDELQEFSAIILAAAGLQRMGWHNRVGQILRPEECMYAVGQGALGVEVRAKDQDILNLVGVLHDPETLLCCIAERAFLRHLEGGCSVPVAVHTTLKEGQLYLTGGVWSLDGSDSMQETMQTTIQVPAQHEDGPEDNPQLVGITARKIPREAQLAAENLGISLANLLLNKGAKNILDVARQLNDAH
- the LOC118929673 gene encoding histone H2AX, with translation MSGRGKTGGKARAKAKSRSSRAGLQFPVGRVHRLLRKGHYAERVGAGAPVYLAAVLEYLTAEILELAGNAARDNKKTRIIPRHLQLAIRNDEELNKLLGGVTIAQGGVLPNIQAVLLPKKTSATVGPKAPAGGKKATQSSQEY
- the DPAGT1 gene encoding UDP-N-acetylglucosamine--dolichyl-phosphate N-acetylglucosaminephosphotransferase isoform X1, translating into MWAFPELPMSLLVNLIGSLLGFVATVTLIPAFRGHFIAARLCGQDLNKSGRQQIPESQGVISGAVFLIILFCFIPFPFLNCFVEEQCKTFPHHEFVALIGALLAICCMIFLGFADDVLNLRWRHKLLLPTAASLPLLMVYFTNFGNTTIVVPKPFRPLLGLHLDLGILYYVYMGLLAVFCTNAINILAGINGLEAGQSLVISASIIVFNLVELEGDYRDDHVFSLYFMTPFFFTTLGLLYHNWYPSRVFVGDTFCYFAGMTFAVVGILGHFSKTMLLFFMPQVFNFLYSLPQLLHIIPCPRHRMPRLNTKTGKLEMSYSKFKTKSLSLLGTFILKVAESLQLVTVRQGEDEDSAITECNNMTLINLLLKAFGPMHERNLTLLLLLLQVWLGRSLPYLSPFIRGSDCSPFLLADPGQCCRLLHSVPACPTLL